In Fusarium oxysporum f. sp. lycopersici 4287 chromosome 9, whole genome shotgun sequence, the genomic stretch AGCCGATCATCCTGCTACCGATCTCGGCCCATTAATTGGGCGATTCATTCAGGTCTCAACATACATCAAGACTCATGCTCTGGTCGACGGTCGTTCTATCATAGTGTCCACCTTGAAGCAATTATTAGATATTGACGAGTCATTCCTTAGTTGGGAACGAAATCTTGGACCTACTTGGCGATTTCGCGAAGAGAAAGCGGAACACCTACCACCAGCTGCGGTATTCGATGGCACGTGTCATGTCTATTTCGACATGTTTGTTGCACGGATGTATGGACACTACCGATGGGCGCGTACTCTCTTGAATCAGACAATTATCGAATTTATCAAGGCGTACCCCAAATCTAGCGCGCCCTTGATCTCGCTGGCCGAATACGGACATCGATACGAGATCGTTAGAAAACTCGCCCGCGACACTCTCGTGAGCACCCCAACACATTGGCGACACCCGCTTCTCACCGAAAAGGCTGCCATACCAGTCGAGAGACCAGGAGGGGCGGGCTCTGGCTCTGCTGGGCTTCCCGTTGTTCTATTTCACCTTCAAGTTGCTGCCTGTGCTCCTGGTGTCCCAGAGGCATACTGGGACTGGGTTGTGGCAGTGATGGAGTGTGTATGGAGTGATATGGGTATTCTTCATGCCAAGTGCATGATGGACACCATGAAGGCATATCGTGACTCGCTGAAAATAAAGAAGGAAGTGATCGAAAGCAGTGTGCGGTGATGATAACTCGCCCAGGCATCGGTATGGTTATGAATAAAATCATGGAATGCCTGGGACAGTACGAATGCATCTTGTTCGGTGTTTACTGGCTTTGTGGGCTGCATTGGCAtcgagtttcttcttttgggTACCTAGGGGTAGAAAAACTGACATCGAGCGTCGTTCTTCACCCGGAGTTGGCTGGTTTGGGTATTGCATCTGGACTTTTAGGTTCACGGAAGGTTATGGTTAACGAATATTGGGTGCATGGCCACTTATGCTTGTGGTAGACATGATaacttctcaacctcagtGTTGCTACTCGCACCTGAGGCCTCTATATTACACAACTTATGTTGATAAACTCTTTCTTTGTCTATAGTATTATCAGAGCTTAATGGAAATGACCATGGCTCAGACATTTTATACTATTCAAAATCATTAACACACTCACTCACTGGCCCATTAGATGGACGATTTCAGAAACAGGTGCCCTGACTCTTTGTCGAGGCATCATATTAGTGCTAAAGTAGCAATTTGGGACTATGCTACAATCCTTTGATCTTGTCAGCAGTCTCTAAAATTGATCATCTAACCTTATCTCACCCTGAATTCAAAAACCTGGTTATCATTGGTGCTTATCTGTTTCCATTCATCAGAGCCTGGCTCTTCCCCAGATGTTAGTGGGGATCTGACTAAACCCCCCGGAGAAATAGTGTAGGCGTGGGCCGACCCTGGCTCAGGCACGTGTATCATTGAGGCAGCCACACCTTCAACTCCACCATAACATCCATACCCAGCCCAGCCTTATCGCAACGACCATCCCTTTCAAAGCCAGACTATTCGCGATCCATCAAAGCAAAGTTCATCATCGATACGAAGGAAACTGTTTAACTGCAATAGCAACTGTACTAGTCGCTGACTTCAATCATCATGGGGACGGATGCCCGAAAAGGTAACGCGACTCTACACATGCGCGACTGCATTAGACTAACACCCAGCTTGCAGGCGATGACGGCACGATCAAAGTCGCatccaagaacaagaacggAAAGATCAAGCTGAAGAAACCAGCGCCAAAACACAGCAAACCTGGAAACTGGATGGATGGTAGTGTAATTGAGGGTAACAGTATGTACTGAGGTCATCCTATACAAGCTTGGCGAAGCCGCTAATGTtcccaagacaagaagaagaacggcgCCTCACCTGTGGGTGCGCCCTCACCAGGTCCTGTTGTAAACGAACTCGACGAAACTTCCCGCGAAACCTTTGCGACAGGACGACCCCTCGAAGACAGCCCCGACCTGCAACAATGCAAGCACTGTAAGAAGAGCGTTTTGAAAACGGCCGCCAAGGCGCATATTGCACAATGCCTGCGGttaaagaaagagaaggctcaaagaaagaaagaagctcGCGAAGCAAGAGAAAGGGCAAAAGAGgcagcaagacaagaagagcaacggaaagaggacgaagagaaTGGGGTTGAGCGGGGCGACGATGACAGTGACGACGATGGAATCTCAGCTGAAAAGAAAGCGACTGGAAGCAAGACTGCCAAAAAGGCCGCGGGTAAGAAACCCGAAGACGAcaagaaggggaagaagcgcaaggccgATGGTGATCCAGACAAGGGACccaagaataagaagaagaaggatgagcCGAAAGCCAAGGTCCCCAAGCCAAAAGGTGAGATACTGATCACAGGTCTCTTGAGAGGCTTGCACTAAAACTGATGCTAGGACCTGTGGACGTGGAGCGGCAGTGTGGTGTCTTGTTGCCCAATGGACAGCCATGCGCAAGATCATTGACATGTAAGAGCCATAGTATGGGAGCGAAGCGCGCAGTCGCAGGAAGATCTTTGCCATACGATATGCTTCTTGCCGCgtaccagaagaagaatcAAGCGAAGCAGCAGAGTAAGTCTTGATCTAGTCCACCCCTCCACTAGTACTCCCTGCCTGGACACGACTAACAATTTACTCCAACAGAGGCAGCGCTTGATGCCAACGCGCCGAtagaagatgaagacgaagccaatAACGGGCCTGTCGACTCCGACGAAGAAACAACGGCCGTGATGGGTGCTCTATCACAATGGCGCCCTCAACCTCTAATACCACAACCCACCTTCACTCCCATAAAACGACAATACCAGCTCGCAAGATTGCACGAACAGCTTCAAATGGCCACCAATGGTGGAAGGACAAATATCTTTTCAGTCACTGGTTTTGGAGCACAGAAGCTTCCCGAGGGCCATCCTGGGCTACAACCCGCTTCAGAAGATGCTCCTGGAGAGATTGACATTACTGCGGGTTTTAATAATGCTGGGCGGACGACAGCAACATTCACACCTCAAAGACAACCATCAGTTTCAAGCAGAGCATAGAATGAAACCTTGCAGAACAGGTAAAGGTTTGAAAACAGAACCAACACACGTTCTCTGGAAGCGTATCAAGGTCGGTTGTGTAACGGACCATTCTTGGAGGAGATACCAAACGCTGTTTATTGTTTATGACGAGGAGTATTGTACAGCGGGGTCTAGAAGACTTGACTTTTGTATGAGATATCAATAATGTTATGAGTCTCCCATCTCTAAGTATACCCCGTCATGCCTCGGAACATGGGTCACATGCGGTGACTGGATGGTGGGGCCGCGCCGAGGTTGGCTTATGACGTCTTGAATGCGATAGCGCGCGTCGCTCATTATTGCGGTCCCGTCCTGTCCTGCTATAATACCAGGGCTACTTACATGCGGCTCAACATCCATGCTGCCTTGCTCGCGACTCTTCCTTCACATCATGCACGTGCGCGTGCCTTTCAGCTATCATCACTTCGTTTCACGGCATTGATGAGCATTCTCAgtatcttgatcttgttACAATGTCGTCTCAGCAGGCTCTCAATGCCCTTGGCCACGCCGTATCTGGCTCTGTTGGGACAGCcatatcaacagcatccCTGTACCCATTGGACCTGGTTACGACTCGACTCAAGGCGCAGCGAAAGACGGGAGGCTCTACAAGCGACTACGATGGTGTCATTTCAGCTTTCAAAGGCATCCCCGCCAACGAAGGAGGGATCAAGGCACTGTACAGTGGACTAGGAACAGATGTGGCCAAGTCGGTCGTGGATAGTTTTCTATTCTTTGGCTTCTACAACTATCTACGCCCTCGACATCGCAAACCCAAGATTgtcgaagagcttcttgtGGGCGCCGTCGCTGGAGGGTGTGCCAGGGCTCTCACCACCCCCATTTCGAATGTTGTCACGAGAAAGCAGATGTTGGGGAGTGAGCAGTCGCTTCTGGAGATTCTCTCCGAGATTCGAAAAGAAAGCGGATTGCTTGGTCTCTGGTCTGGCTATTCGGCTACCCTGATGCTCACTCTGAATCCCAGCATCACCTTCTTTGTCAATCGACGGCTGGCAGCGCGGATCTTACCAGcactcgaag encodes the following:
- a CDS encoding SAGA-associated factor 73; translated protein: MGTDARKGDDGTIKVASKNKNGKIKLKKPAPKHSKPGNWMDGSVIEGNNKKKNGASPVGAPSPGPVVNELDETSRETFATGRPLEDSPDLQQCKHCKKSVLKTAAKAHIAQCLRLKKEKAQRKKEAREARERAKEAARQEEQRKEDEENGVERGDDDSDDDGISAEKKATGSKTAKKAAGKKPEDDKKGKKRKADGDPDKGPKNKKKKDEPKAKVPKPKGPVDVERQCGVLLPNGQPCARSLTCKSHSMGAKRAVAGRSLPYDMLLAAYQKKNQAKQQKAALDANAPIEDEDEANNGPVDSDEETTAVMGALSQWRPQPLIPQPTFTPIKRQYQLARLHEQLQMATNGGRTNIFSVTGFGAQKLPEGHPGLQPASEDAPGEIDITAGFNNAGRTTATFTPQRQPSVSSRA